From the genome of Mastacembelus armatus chromosome 21, fMasArm1.2, whole genome shotgun sequence:
TTTCTCACATACCcatatacataaacacacacacagatccccCACCTACCAGCTCccttcacacaaacaaacacaaccagAGGTCTATAGCCTTGTGTCAACTTAGGCCTGTCCTGTTCCCAGGCTTTGGTGGGCGACAGAGTCCTCACTGTGAACATGCTGTCGCCACTGCTTGTTGTTGAATAACTGTTAAATATTATCCAGATGACATCGATACTGTTGGATatgcttctctctttctcttccaaGTGCGACTACCACTGTTAAACCCTCACAGTTTGCTGATCAGACATTCCTGCTGAGTGCCAGACTTCAGGACACTACAGGAGTCATGTCCCACAGCTGCAGATAAACAGAAGACATAATCAGTTTGCTGCTCAAAAAGAGACAACACTCATGACATAGCGATTAAAGACTACATTTCTGTTAATGCGTTCTAAAGTTCAGACAGGTGAGAAATGATACTGGCATGATAAACAACTGTAAAAAAGAAGGTAGAGTGTGTCTGTCTGGCAATTATTTCTACTTGGCAAAACCTTAATTATGCCATTCTCTTAGGTAGCAGGCCGAGACACGTGATTAAATTAGTTTCTAAACTATTTAAACAATACATAATGTGCCAAACACAAATATTATGGAAGAAGTGGGTGAACCACAAAATAGGCTGGTATACAATGTGTCTCGCCAAGATGTGACAATGTATTAAACTACTTGTTTATACATTCAGCCAACACAGCAGGACATTATCTTCCAACTGTAAATCAGTCTTTGGTCTTTAACTCATCCTGAAAAACATGTGCTTCACCTGTACCGTCAGAGCAGCAAATATGGGTCTTAATGGACTCGGCACAAAGTGATGGTTTCACAAAAAGAACTTTAATacaatgaaataatattaattaaatgttCACTATTGGAGGAGTGAATGtagagaagttttttttttaattttttaaaaattattaattatttgtgTGTTGAGAAATCCACCAAAGGTCCCTGGAACTACCCCAAACTAATTATTTGTTCCTTTTCAAGAAACTCTGTCAACAAGTGTCCAGAGCAGGGACCAGaccaacagaaaataaagaaaaaaagaaacaaacaaacaaagaaagaaaagcctCAATCTTCTTGGTGAATACAACACACATATTGTTCCCACCCACACCTTGATAACCTTGTCGGTGCCTGAGGTGAGCAGGTTTCCAGCGGTGGGCTCATAGTGCATGTAAACAATGCTGTGCTTGCTGTCGTGGAAGGTGGCGGTGGGCGCTCGACTGGAAGACACAAAGGGAACGCTGGTTATTACACTGTCTGAGCACACAAAGGGTCAGTATATGACGACAACAGAGGCCGATTGTTACTCACTCCTCGTCAGTGATGGACTCATGGCAGCTGTCACACACGCGCACTTCAAACTCGAAGCCCATGAGGGGGATGGTGGAGCGTTTGGATGAACATTTGCCGCACACGGCCTGGCCACACTTTCTACAGTGGTGCTGAGGAAAACAGGAGGAGTTCAGAAAGTCAGCTTTAATTAGTATCATCTCTCATTTCGTCCCAGGCGTGAGTCAGAGGTAACTCTCAAATCTTGGAATTTAAGTCCAGAGTCAAGTTTAAGTTCTAAACTTAGTTATTTGAGTCGCCTGCAGCAAACaactaataaacacacagaaattaCTTTTAGCAAAATCACATCAATTGAAAATAAAGATAAGATTTAAAACCAAACTGATCAGACATGATTTGTATGTTGTGGAGCCTTTATGCTGGTACGCAATCATGATTCACTTCTATCAGGCTGATTTGAAGAGTTGATTCATGTCACCTGCCCCCTATGCTGATTtgaaaggctcattctaagaacagaaaaaatgtttccaCATTCCAAGTCACTGCATCAACCTCCTCCCACATTTTATTGTCATGGACGCTCCACGTTATTGGTTGCCTAATGCTTACAGTGCCACTTTGTTGGTCCTCAAGAATCCTGGAGCTTTTTTTGTGTCCAATCaagatgtttatattttttccaagtgaaatgaaacacaaacatttacctCATCTTCAgaaacactgcattgtgttgtgttttattccTGCTACACAATGCTCCTGAAAATTGCTGTGAAGTAAATGGCTTTTATTGTATGAACTGTGGCTATCACATACACACTTGAAATGAGTAACCATAATATTGAGCTGTTTCTGAAAATGAGGCAGTAAAGCAGCCACAGGACGCTGCACGTCATTACTCTAGCAGAGGTGAAGGGTTGTGTAAGTTTGCTGGAAAGCTGTCTAGAATGAACTGAGGGTGTGGTTGGTGACTGAATCTGCCTCAGGTGAATCACCAACATCTAGACTGCGGAacaaagttattattattgcttttttatATAATGTATAAGTGAAATGAGTTAAAGAAGATTCAAAATGGGACTGTATGGCACTGTACCTGTCGCAGGCCGATCTTCTTACTGTCCCACATCTGCTTGAAATTCCAGAAGAAAGGCTGCTCGCACTTCTGACAGGAGTCACTGTCCAGCCACTCTGGAGTCTGTtcaaaaaaaacatcagcaacacattttttatattttgtctcTTGTGAAAAAGTTATTCTGATAAGACTGTTGCTTTTCTGTAGACTAATGAGTGTGGATGGTGGAATCTGGGTTATCCTGACAAGTTAAAGTCATtaccaaaatgttttatttgctgcAGACCCATACAGACAGATTtccataataaataatatttatgaaatacaatattttaaCCTTTGCCCTGAGCCACGACAGCATCACCAAAACCAGTGACTTTGAAGATAAAATTTGGGTGAAATCAAGACTGAAGTACAACAGAATGAAGCAGAATGAAAGTGACTCTGGGTAAATAAAGAAACAGCCGTGTCCTAACTGGCTGTGTGAAGACTGGCAGAGCACAGGGGGAGTGGACACAGTGCTAAAGGCTGAGCCTAGACCTCTTTTCTCAGAGAATATTCTGCTAATCCAGTAACCTTTCATGGATTTCTTGAGGCAATTTCTTCCAGGGTAGGATGGAGAGCAAACACCAGCAGTTTATCCACCACCGATCTGTGTCACATGATGTGCACATATAAACAGGcgtgaaaacacacagaacaaaacacattttcagtatCTTCTTCACAgtgtagatgtgtgtttgtgtgttgggttGATCGTTCACTTCATcagtcttctctctctcacctcttGTCGTGTTACGTCCATATTCCAGATGACAATTCCTCCATCTGAGCTGCAAGAGATGAGCTGGCGAGTGTGTGAGGCATAACACAAGCCCTGAATCTTGTCACTGTAGGAAACACACACGCAGCAGAGAATATAGAGTCCCAGCAAGTCAGGGTTTTATATAGGTTACTGTATATTCAGACACGATAGCTGcatatttaatgtatttgtgGTTGATTctaaagattattattattacttttcaGCTGAATAATTGCTTAACAGAAACATTTAGACACTGATGTTTGTGATTCTTACTTGTGTCCTTGCAGCTCGATGGCGGTGCCTTTGCGTCCTCCGATGTCCCACATGATGATGGAATGATCTGAGCTGCCAGAAAACAGCACCCTCTGGACCGGGTCCCAACACAGCGCCGTCACATTACCTAAGACAAAGCACAACCCACACACAAAGAGCAAACAAGTGGGTGAACCAAAGTGGGTGAGCAACAGACAGTTTTTGTTAATGACCTTGAACTCAGCTAAGGTTCTTTATCCGTCAACTCAGAGAATCAAGCTTTAAGCTCCTATTTTAGTCACTGAAAAGACAATTCCAGGACTTCTTATGTGGAAGCAGATTCTGCACTGGCTGCCATGAAGGATTTTCTTTAACATAAAGACCATCAGGGACTCAGACCTCAGTAAATCTGCAGACAAAAGAGACTGACCAAAGCAATCTAGCATCAACTGTTATTTGAATTTAATATAGCTACTGAGGTCCACTCACTATTAAAGAAATAACTTGGGCATAAAGACTTAATTTTTCACTTCCTTTATTCCCCTTTGTCTTGACAAAAGCTATTCCCTGCTTTTCTCTAAAAACAAGTACTTGCTCTACTGTTGgatatttactttgttttcttatttttgaagTCACATCTAACAGTTTTGCAAAGACATAACACAGCAATtaccaaaaacatttaaaaaatatcagtgGTTTTCCTTCGGTTAAGCAGCCAATGAGGCACACAAGGCAAAGACACTtgttcattttcacaaatgaaTATTTGTACTAGTCATGAATTTAGGAAAAGAGAGCAGGAAGCAGAAATGATCTGAGTGTAGCTATAAGGCAAAGTAGCAAATATTgcattctgaaaaaaaaaaaaaaattcagcataattcaggtgtttttttttccaatcatctgttcaaaacccaaagatattccAAGTGTAATCTTAtagaacagagaaaagcagcacagtCATTGTACCTGTATGTCCTTTAAAGGTGGTGACCAGGCTGCAGCTGTCCTGCTCCAGCTTCAGGATGGTCACCTGACCAGACTGATCCCCTACAAAGGCATGTCTGGTCTCCACATCGAACCTGGGTTAATATTAAagtcaaagacaaagacagtgtGTCTTGCTGAAAAACTACTGATGCATTAACCCATGTTTTTACCTTTTCCTggaccaaaacacaaactgaacaaactCCAGTGGAACAACTGAGCTGTAAATTGTAAAAACATCCATCATGGACTATAAAATGTAAGATGTGAGTCAAAGCAGAAAAGGAATTAGAGTGTGAGCTCATCAGTCAGTGACTCTTAGGTCTTTCACTGATTATTTAGTCAGAGTCCTCCACTGACCCGGTTAAGTCACTACAGACCAAAATCATTACAACATTGTTTGTGTTGTAGAAGAGCAAAAGAATCACTGCACAAGGCAGGACTAATGTGGTTATGCTGACTAATCTTAAAAAACAGAAGTCTAATTACTGGAATTTGAGTTTCCAAATGTCTTTATTTCCCTGGAAATCTGAGAGAACTTGCATTTCTTTCCTTGTCTCCATGAATTGCCGTTAGAAATGTTGACAGAATGTTAGATACTAAAAGCATCAGACTCTGCCTCTGcactaataataaaactgaatcaTAACAGGGTATGTTTGCATCTTAACTTTGGTTTTTACACAAACGTTTGCTTGATTGGAAAATCAAGTCATTCTGCTCTTTGAATTATCTGAGATAAAGATAAATGTTTGCAACTTTCCTATAGTAGCATGAAAACCTTTGTTTGCTGTTTCCAAATGCCTCACTTTCCTTCAACTctgatttgcattttttccatgTCATGTGAAATAGTGCTACACCCTGCAGGACAGCCTGCCCTGCAGGTTTTCTTGTCATGCTAACCTGACAGGTTAGCATGTCGAGGCTAGCAGGAGAGCAGCAGTCTAACCTGGTGGCAGACTCACTGGTATAGATCTGTGTCTCTGATGAGCACTCTCAGCCTTACAAAAACCTACTCACTCCATTTCCTTGACAACAGCATGACTGATGTCCTTCCCATCAGTAACAACCAAATGGAAGTTAATCTCAACTTCCCTATCCTTATGTTGCTATGTCCTTAAAATAGACTGAGTTGTGATAATAACAGGCAGAGGTTTTCAAGCGCACCAAAGATGGCTCTTCACTTCCCACTCGGGTACATCCAATCTACTCCATTTAGCAGGAAGCTTAGCTGTCAGGTTCATTAAGTACCCTCTAAGAGCCAAGAGGCCTGCAAATCAAGACAACAAACAGACCAGGAGAGCTGAGAGTAGGGGCAATAAAGGATACTGTAGTCCAGAAACCCAGGCAGTGGTACGATACGTCCCCAGTTGCTGGCCGCTCTCAGAGCAATGCCAGGTGAAGTTTTTGTCCTGGCCAGTGCTAAGAAGCCACTCCATCTCCAATACAAACAGCACAACTGTCACTCTGCCCTGGTGGGCTGCaggcacacaaatacacacacaaatacaacacattaGCTGCTAATTCACAATGACAGATCTTATGTCTGCCTAGAAATCTTGGGTAGGATAGTGTATAAACAACATAATGTGCTGcaaacaacagcacaacatGGTTCTATCAGCAAAGAGGAAGTTGTTTGACACTAGTGCAGAgatattttaagtttttaagtACACAGCTGCACGTGGCACAACATGTGGCAAAGTGCTTCACATAAGATCAGAGGAGCACATATGAAAGGTCATCTGTGAATATCACAGATCCTTTTTCCAAGCCTTCTATGTAAACTCAGAATAAAAGttgtatttatttctaaaaaatataatattttgagCAGGTACAACTGAAAGAAGTAAATTATGAAAACCACAGGAAGCAAACATACTTCAGGCATCCCCAGGAATTACAAATCCACAGAGCTAAACAGACTTTATTAGCAGTGAGTTGTCTAGAAGATGACTGGGTAATGATGCATAGCACAATAACAAATATTATGGTCTAGAGACTGCTGAGAAATGCAAAATAGTAGAAATAAGATTTCAAAGTGATAAGGTTAAGGAACTCTTTCTTCCCCTTAGCAATCAGACTTTTAAATAGGTAGCCAGTGGACGCAGACTGGCTGAATTGCTTCAACAATTTGTACATTTAATAATGTTACTGCTGCTATTAATATCATTAAGGTTTAATTTGCACATCTGTTACTGTTAATTTTCCATTACTGTTACTCCACAGATACATAGTGCGTATACTTAGTATTTATCTAGTTTATACCTTGTACTTGTAATTGGCAATCACAGTGGACAGCAAAGAAAGAATTTCATTGAACATGGAAACATGCTTTCCTTACTGTGCATATGACAAACTCTTTGAATCTTGAAGTTTGAATAAACATTATGAAAGTCAAGGAAGACGCCAGTCATATTTTAAAGATACAATTAAAGACTCAATATCAATGCATTAAGGGGCGTCTGCAGGTTTGCATCTCAGTGTCAGAATCAAAGAtagatattattttttattctattctaGTTAAGCCCAGTTTGTCTCTTATTTCCCACCCCTAGGAGTCATCAAAATCAGGCATTTTCAAATCCTACACACAAAGGCTCTGAGGCCTCACACATGTACTTGTTCTGGCACTCTCAGATCAATAACAACACTTACTCATTTTACTTGTTAGTTTGGGGTTTTTCATATCAACATGTGTGAAGTAAAGTGAAAAAACTGCtaaactaattaaaaacaaaccacaaatgGTGCATTGGTGTTTATTTTctaggcacacacacatctcaccGTGGTAGGTGCGTGCTGGGGTCATCTTATTGTAGTCCTCAGATAGGATGAACTCCTGAAAGACATGAAAGACAGATAAATGTTGAAACTGACTAACTGATTTCCAAGTTAATCTATCAATAGTaatttatatttctgtattgtattttttaagtttATAGCAACAAATTAATATTTCTAACTAGTGTTTAAAATGAGACACCAGAGATGTGTCTGAAAGTTCTTGTGTGCAcaaattagaattttttttaattctattatgcatgttttaaaaGGTATGCTATTTAAACAGTGTTATGTTTGCTAATTACATGTGGTGTTGCATGCATATGATATAGAATATATAAGCATTTGAGAGTTACTGGAAAAAGTtacattcattttctaaaaCTGTAAATGCAAATGACTGAATTAAAAAAGCTGCAGTCCTGCACAGGCTAGCAAAAGGAAGAACTACTCTCGGTCTGACAATGTGATTTCCTGTGAGGTCACCACccataataaaacatttattagtTTCAACAGTTTTAAGGTTGTTTTCAGATATAAGCTGTTTAAAACTGCCTGACTTAGTGTTGGGTCTGACTTgctacacacatacaaatcccACTGGAAAATtctgcaaacaacaacaacaaaaacaactgcagagtAAAAAACTGCTGCATCCTGGAATAGGCTGGCCTGTACTTTGACATGTGAGTTGTTTGTCAAAGGTTCACACTACTTCAACAATCAAAAACACCAGTTGGACGTCTTACTAGCAGCCACAAGAGGCTGCAGTGTTGAGAGCTACATATTTGTTATATGGCTGTTTTATAGCTTCAGGAATAAAAAGGGTGGAGCTAAAGAAAAGGTCACTGGATCATAAAATTCACATGGTTTCACCCTTTAAAAAGCAAGATTCTTCTTAATAAATCCATGGAAATTGTATTTTAGGAAAAAAATTAAGATTCATCCTTTGGAATGAATATTCAGAGGAACAACTTAGAGGTAGCTCACAGTGACCCAACAAAACTGTCTGGGTACAGGTACAAAACTGTTACAATGCATTGGTTGTATGAAAAGGCAGCTGACAATTATCAAAAGAGCTTTCTGTAAAAAAGATACCAGCAATACAACCTACTGGGATGGCATGTTCCAAAACAGTGTGAAAAGCAAACTCTCCTCAGTTGAGTGAGGAGAGGAAATAGGccagaggtgtgtgtttggagggGGCAGGTTGGTGGCTGGACTTACACAGATACTTCCAGTATCCATCCCCACCGACAGCCTCCTGGTCTCTGGATTAAAGGACATGCAAGAGCATGATGCTggagaaacacagaaatacaaatatattgaTGAGTACtctgtatgagtgtgtgcatgttattATTCTGGAGAAATGTTCCAGTCAAGGTTGCTATTACttaaatacagtatacagtaaatCTGAATTGTTATGGTAATTTCATTGTCACTGGTTTCTGGTCTGCTGCCATACATGTCTCAGAATTATTATCTTCACAAGTTTTTGAAACCCAATGTCGATTAAAGAATTTTAATATACTATGATATTTGAGTGTTAAGTTCATGCTTGTCTTCGGAAACAGTTCCAATATCATTTTCAGATCAACCTACTAGCTTTTTCGAGCTCTGGGATAAATTTTGCAATAAAATGCGATTGaaagctcaaaaaaaaaaaaaaaaaaaaaaagcttgtaaGCAGACCTTGGCTCTGACATTATTATTTGGTAACCACATCCCAAAGTATACTTTAAAAAGGAATAATCTTAGTAATGAGAAGTCTCACCAATGTTGAAGTTTTGAGGCACAAATACCAATGGcaatatttgactttttgaaaatgtcagataACAATAAACAGTATCTGCTGATATAACACGTGACATAAAGATTAAAAATCTAGATCTCTCATAGGTAGTTATTTAAACAACAGAAAGTGCTTGCATCTTTACACCTCACTAAAATAAAGTTCTGTTCTTCCTGAAATGCATTGTTCATTAGTGCAAGCCATTGGTTTGGTCTGGTTTGgccatgaaataaaacaaagaagccATTAAAAGAACTCAATTCTTGTTTATTCTACAAAGATCATCTAAAATGGcttgaacaaaaataaaaagtggtaATAAAAAAGTGGTTGTAGTGACATTTTAAGCAGATTATTGCCTTTAAGACTTTAAATACACTGGTCAGTCTGCCTCGTTAAACAGGGAAAAGCCTCTAGTGTGTTGTTGGTATTCCTATTTTCACCAAAcatgaataaaagaaacaaaagaagaacATTTTCAGGGGAGATAAGCAAGAAAATATTTGCCATGTATGGTCAAGGTATAAGGTACAAGACCACCTCCAAGCAGCTTAATGGTCCTGTGACAATAGAtggtcaaaataaaatatatctttaaGGGACCACACACAGCCTCCCTGGACATGGCCTTGTTGACtaatattttggggttttggGATGTTCAGTGGGAAAACAAATCTATTAGTTTCTGCTGAAATGTACTGAAGATAATTTAGACGTTTAAGACTGCTGACCTGTTTTGGATAACAGTGCTGTTGCAATTTCCTGAAGGTGCTGGCTGaggtttaaatgaaaaaaaataaataaataaatgtggcCCTGGAATTTCACCCCCTCTGAAAGTTtccagaaaggaaaaaaaaatcatgaaacaAATGTGATGAGACAACTCCTCAACGTACAGATAACTTTATGCAAGAAAAACCTATACCTGCCAAAGAATACCTacattttgttacatttttattttgatatttctaaaattaaaataatgaattgctttatttgtaaatatCCCCCAAAATGATATTTTGctcatttcttccatttttctaTCAGTAAACTAAGATGTTTAACATACGCAACCTCTAGTACAGCTATTATAAGCTACGGATCTTGCTGATAGTAGCAAAGGATTTCCTTCAGTTGCACAACTGGAGGGAAACAAGGACAAACGGTGTCAGAGTTATGCAGCACTGCAGTACTGTAGAGAGCAGAGTGAATGTATCTACAGGGGCTCAGACAGTCTAATTTCATGAGTACGTAAACTCGGATCGTATCACCCTGAGAAGTGTTTGCATGAATCATAATTGCTGTAATGAGGAGAGACGCTCACACAGAATGAAAGCAAACCCAGAGAAGGAATGAAGAATAACAGGAATGAGTGGGCCTCCATGTTATTTGGACTACCTTGCTGATCAAAGATTACATAATCATGTATTCatgatttatttgattatagagagaaatacaaaaaaagcaaGAATACTTACATGACATTGTGTGGTGGACACTGGGCCAGTACTGACCGCTGTCTCTTTTTAGCCATACCCGGATCGTCCTGTGGAGTGATGCcataaaactttaatttttaatggGAAACATTAAACTGTTAATGTCTACCATTTTCCAGTCACTCAGgactgtggggaaaaaagcaggctaatttttaagttttcttcAATTAACACCAAGAAGGTAAAAGAGTAAATATACCCAACTTTACGTTCCCTGGGTGCACATCAACTCCTAATTTGTTACTGTCACATTGAGAATAATCACCGTAAAACAACAGCAGGCAGGAACCAAAATTTCCTGTGGCGACTGTTACAgaactaaaaatatttatacGAGTTAGAACCAAACAAgtacaaaaatatgaatattaaaatatttctggTCTAACTGCCATTAACAAGGGCATTAATCTGTTCTCAAGCTTTTTTATGCTGATGTGCCAGGACATGCAGTCCAATGCTTACTGACATGCAAAGTGATGACACCAGCAGCTCCCACTCTCAGAGAGCTTTGGGAGAATCCACACACTATGCCAAAAGGATGCCCAGCCTGTTTATCCCAGATACATATGTGAGCAAACATTGTCTTTTATGACACTGAATCCTAGATGACAACAATTGTTCAGAGTCACTGTTCTCATTAAGGTAACATTAGCTTGTGAATGAAATTTAATAGTGATGAAATCATCATACTACACATTCAATTGTACATATAGTATGAGTGGCTTaaaattaaacactgaaatcatttcaaacatcctttaaaatataatgattATCTAAAGGTTCatacatattaaaatgtatgtacATCCCTGTTCACAAGCCACTATTCCCCATTTTTCAGGTCGCTAAGAAGCTGTGTGTTACTGACAAGATTTTCCCCATAATTCATTTTCTGAATAGATTCCTCACTGAACTATTCCAGGAGACAGTCCTGATCAAACATCGTAGTTACACAACATTAATGATTAAACATAacttaatataatataaatccTAGGTGTAATGGCTACATTAGCTGTGAGGTTAAGGGATGCACAACCACCTCCAGGCACTTACAGACTGGGTAAACACTCCTGGCAaccaaagatacacacacacacacagacacacacagacacagacacacacacacacacacacacacagacacagacaggtgaaaAAACTGGAAGGATGAGTgcagaaacatgtttaactGACTAATCTTTCATGTATTAATATGCCCCACACAGGTAACTACAACCCAAACTGCACAATGTTTTCTTCTGAAAAGGTTCATTGTGGGTAACGTTAGCCACCACTAAAACGATCCTAGCCAGCGGTTCAATTTgctaaaacacatttctatgaGTCTTAAAACGGTAAAATAGTCCAACTAGCATTTAATGCGTTCAAATTACTATGTCAGCTGACATTTTATAGCAATGTCCGACAGTATTTTCTTGTGTAAGCATAAACCGTTGACCTGCTCTGAATTAACCGTTAGACCGTTCAATGTTTAGCTAACTAGCGATAATATGACGGGTCGTTGGTGGACAAACAGGGCAGCTGAGGTTTGTTCACGGGGGGTTTTGAGGTTAATTTGGGGTCTAGCTCACAGCTCACCTGTCCTCAGACACGCTGATAACGCCGTCTTCTTTGGGGATGATGACCGCGGTGCTCACAACCTCCTGGAAACCCTCGATTGTGCTCAGCAGACATGGCTTCCGAGCCTGCGGTTGGGGCTGGATTTCGGCCGCCATAGATTAGTGGTGCACAAACCTCCGTCTACGGTTCTGGCGCCGGGAAACATAACCCACCCCGGTCCGATAGTAGAACCTCGGTTAAGGGCTGTCAAGCAAGCAGCACACGGTGTTGTGACGGCGGCCGCACACTCACTCCAGCCTACAGCCAGACGTAAACCATCCCGCTCAACAAAATAAGACTTCCTGTCGGTGTTTTTCTGCTATATTTTCAACATAAAGGCTCTCTTCACATTGAAGGAGTTC
Proteins encoded in this window:
- the wdfy2 gene encoding WD repeat and FYVE domain-containing protein 2 isoform X1: MAAEIQPQPQARKPCLLSTIEGFQEVVSTAVIIPKEDGVISVSEDRTIRVWLKRDSGQYWPSVHHTMSSSCSCMSFNPETRRLSVGMDTGSICEFILSEDYNKMTPARTYHAHQGRVTVVLFVLEMEWLLSTGQDKNFTWHCSESGQQLGTYRTTAWVSGLQFDVETRHAFVGDQSGQVTILKLEQDSCSLVTTFKGHTGNVTALCWDPVQRVLFSGSSDHSIIMWDIGGRKGTAIELQGHNDKIQGLCYASHTRQLISCSSDGGIVIWNMDVTRQETPEWLDSDSCQKCEQPFFWNFKQMWDSKKIGLRQHHCRKCGQAVCGKCSSKRSTIPLMGFEFEVRVCDSCHESITDEDRAPTATFHDSKHSIVYMHYEPTAGNLLTSGTDKVIKLWDMTPVVS
- the wdfy2 gene encoding WD repeat and FYVE domain-containing protein 2 isoform X2 — translated: MAAEIQPQPQARKPCLLSTIEGFQEVVSTAVIIPKEDGVISVSEDRTIRVWLKRDSGQYWPSVHHTMSSSCSCMSFNPETRRLSVGMDTGSICEFILSEDYNKMTPARTYHAHQGRVTVVLFVLEMEWLLSTGQDKNFTWHCSESGQQLGTYRTTAWVSGLQFDVETRHAFVGDQSGQVTILKLEQDSCSLVTTFKGHTGNVTALCWDPVQRVLFSGSSDHSIIMWDIGGRKGTAIELQGHNDKIQGLCYASHTRQLISCSSDGGIVIWNMDVTRQETPEWLDSDSCQKCEQPFFWNFKQMWDSKKIGLRQHHCRKCGQAVCGKCSSKRSTIPLMGFEFEVRVCDSCHESITDEDRAPTATFHDSKHSIVYMHYEPTAGNLLTSGTDKLWDMTPVVS
- the wdfy2 gene encoding WD repeat and FYVE domain-containing protein 2 isoform X3, which encodes MDTGSICEFILSEDYNKMTPARTYHAHQGRVTVVLFVLEMEWLLSTGQDKNFTWHCSESGQQLGTYRTTAWVSGLQFDVETRHAFVGDQSGQVTILKLEQDSCSLVTTFKGHTGNVTALCWDPVQRVLFSGSSDHSIIMWDIGGRKGTAIELQGHNDKIQGLCYASHTRQLISCSSDGGIVIWNMDVTRQETPEWLDSDSCQKCEQPFFWNFKQMWDSKKIGLRQHHCRKCGQAVCGKCSSKRSTIPLMGFEFEVRVCDSCHESITDEDRAPTATFHDSKHSIVYMHYEPTAGNLLTSGTDKVIKLWDMTPVVS